The Fortiea contorta PCC 7126 genome has a segment encoding these proteins:
- a CDS encoding phycobilisome rod-core linker polypeptide — protein sequence MALWIEAESVELRPNATEDDLQAVIRAVYRQVLGNAHVFENQRLTSAESQLRNGDITVAGFVRAVAQSELYRSLFFETSSPYRFIELNFKHLLGRAPQDQAEISAHVQIYNTQGYEAEINSYIDSDEYVKSFGENIVPSARSNRTQAGVKNVGFNRTFALMRGFAASDLGKSAKLISDIGGNLATKIVAPSGGSGAVSNTGKRFRIAVSKVSFGSRVTQSTATFEVGYSQLSQRIQNIQKTGGKILSITEVA from the coding sequence ATGGCACTTTGGATAGAAGCAGAATCAGTTGAATTACGCCCCAACGCCACCGAAGATGATCTGCAAGCCGTGATCCGCGCCGTATATCGGCAGGTTTTAGGTAACGCTCATGTATTTGAAAACCAACGCCTGACCAGTGCTGAATCTCAATTACGGAACGGTGACATCACCGTTGCTGGCTTCGTTAGAGCCGTAGCCCAATCTGAACTCTACCGTTCCCTATTTTTTGAGACTTCCTCTCCCTACCGTTTCATCGAATTGAACTTTAAGCATTTGCTCGGTCGCGCCCCACAAGATCAAGCAGAAATTTCTGCCCACGTGCAAATTTACAACACGCAAGGTTACGAAGCAGAAATCAACTCTTACATTGACAGCGATGAATATGTCAAGAGTTTTGGCGAGAATATCGTCCCCTCTGCTCGCAGCAATCGTACCCAAGCTGGAGTCAAAAACGTCGGCTTCAACCGGACTTTTGCCTTGATGCGGGGATTTGCAGCTAGTGATCTGGGCAAATCAGCAAAATTGATTAGCGACATTGGCGGTAACTTAGCTACCAAAATTGTCGCCCCATCCGGTGGTTCCGGTGCTGTTAGCAACACTGGAAAGCGTTTCCGGATCGCGGTTTCCAAAGTTAGCTTTGGTAGCCGAGTAACTCAAAGCACAGCGACATTTGAAGTGGGATACAGCCAACTATCCCAGAGAATTCAGAACATCCAGAAAACTGGTGGCAAAATTCTCAGTATTACTGAAGTAGCTTAA
- a CDS encoding phycobiliprotein lyase, translating into MDITEFVANSIGHWRSQRSAHHLAFSHFEAVQSEIDIVSLSCDDPAVIDLCKTYDIDAQTVVSPFRMSWSGQSDWDESEITGSCVLVPVPDPTRPHRGKLLRDQGYAETIAAAGDYTLTEDGTFILTTTYDRAAAEEKIWFVNPNVRCRVSLIKTSAGTGVVTASFSSEIRQNI; encoded by the coding sequence ATGGATATTACAGAGTTTGTTGCCAATTCTATCGGGCATTGGCGATCGCAACGCAGCGCCCATCATTTAGCATTCAGTCATTTTGAAGCGGTACAGTCGGAGATTGACATTGTTTCCCTCTCCTGTGACGACCCCGCAGTGATTGACCTCTGTAAAACCTATGACATTGATGCTCAAACAGTGGTATCCCCATTTCGGATGAGTTGGTCAGGTCAATCAGACTGGGATGAGAGCGAAATCACAGGTAGTTGTGTCCTCGTTCCCGTCCCTGATCCCACTCGTCCCCACCGTGGTAAACTGCTGCGCGATCAAGGTTATGCCGAAACTATCGCCGCCGCTGGTGACTATACTTTGACAGAAGACGGTACCTTCATCTTGACCACAACCTACGATCGCGCTGCTGCTGAAGAAAAAATCTGGTTTGTTAATCCCAATGTCCGGTGTCGAGTTTCTTTAATTAAAACTAGTGCCGGTACAGGGGTTGTTACTGCGTCCTTTTCTTCAGAAATTCGTCAAAACATTTAA
- a CDS encoding chromophore lyase CpcT/CpeT: MSPNPLHTSEATSNHLITLARWMAGDFSNYKQAFANPKDYAHIHVFFRPLPWEFFSGIGLYSEQVYDYDLWRPYRQGVHRLVEQNDQIYIENYSLKNPLFFAGAARELSILKTITPESIERRYHCSMIFKREGDRYQGAVEPGNLCLIEKNGCQTYLDSYVEITETTWVSLDKGLDVNTHEQVWGSTFGPLRFEKRESFAHEVPNVL, encoded by the coding sequence ATGTCACCTAATCCACTGCATACCTCGGAAGCGACATCAAACCATTTGATCACCCTGGCTCGCTGGATGGCAGGGGATTTCAGCAATTATAAACAAGCATTTGCCAATCCCAAAGATTACGCCCATATCCATGTTTTTTTTCGTCCCTTACCGTGGGAATTTTTTTCAGGAATTGGGCTTTATTCAGAACAAGTTTATGACTATGATTTGTGGCGACCTTATCGACAAGGAGTGCATCGCCTAGTCGAGCAGAACGATCAAATTTACATCGAAAACTACAGCTTAAAAAATCCATTGTTCTTCGCCGGCGCCGCCCGCGAATTAAGTATTCTCAAAACTATCACCCCAGAATCTATAGAACGTCGATATCACTGCTCAATGATTTTTAAACGAGAAGGCGATCGATATCAAGGCGCTGTTGAACCTGGAAATTTGTGCTTAATTGAAAAGAACGGTTGTCAAACTTATCTAGATAGTTATGTGGAAATCACAGAAACCACCTGGGTAAGCCTGGATAAAGGCTTGGATGTGAATACACACGAGCAGGTTTGGGGATCTACGTTTGGGCCATTGCGGTTTGAAAAACGGGAGAGTTTTGCTCATGAAGTCCCAAATGTCTTGTGA